Genomic window (Marasmius oreades isolate 03SP1 chromosome 3, whole genome shotgun sequence):
CCTGACGAAGACGCGCCACCGACTTCTTCTGTGAACGATATACCGAACGAGATACATTTTAACTCTGCTAGGTCATTGCCAAGAGTGAATCGCTTTCGCTCTGATATTCGATATGTGCTCAACCTCTCGCTTACTTCTAGAACACCCTTTCCGCCGACTCTCCTTTCTCTCGACGCTCACGCACTCCAGCGCCCTCTTCCCACCAGTCGTCTTCTCCCTTATATGTTGTTGTTTTTGGATACCCGCAGGACAAGTATAGCGTCACAGTTGAATATTTCAAGTCATTAGGGGATAGCACAGACCCCGAATCCAACAACGAACTCGTCAACTGCTTTAGGATAGGCTATAATGACCCAGGAGATGCTATGCGGGCAGTCCGTAAAAATGGCGAGATTTTGGGGGGAAGTTGGATGGTTGGTGCTAAATGGGCAGTAGGTTTaggtcttcctcatcatcgacGGGCCATTCACCTCTTTGTGCAGGATCCTGCGCAGGCTGAAACTGTGCTCGGCCAACCTGTTGCGAGAAACGGTTATCTAAGCCAACCCGAGTCCACCAACTCTTCCAATGCCatgcaagtcgatgaaataATGCCACCGGTGGGCCCACCTACGTTTGGAACGCCCCTCAAACTAGCGCCTTCCACTTCCGCGTTCAGACGCACTGCTCCTGGAGGTGCGGTTGAGAAACCACAAACACCACAGCCCAGTCGTGTAAATCCTGTCGTACCTCCACCTCAGTCGTCGCCTAGCAAAGGCATTGTCGGTCAAGTATCGGATATGATATTTGGATGGTAGCGGGGACACAGACGTCTTTGGTCTTACTATCATGTCCTTGGTTGATGATGAGCACAATATGGTCTATAGAACTTCTCGATCTTTTGCGTGGTAAACTGACAACCACAACAATTTCAGTGAAGGAGTCAGGCCTAGTCAAGTTCTCAATGTGAAGTCTTAAAGACACGCGTGGCAGGGTAGATGAGACCAAAACGCCCTCTGAGAGTGATGAGAGTAAGTACAAGACGTGGAAAGAGGGAGAAACGAAGGAAACAACTACAGATCTGTATGTATGTCAGGAGGGCCATTACACACGTCCAAAAGTCCCTAGTAAGGTAACGATCGCTGGGCTCTGTGAGGGCCTGCGACGGGGAAGGCCTTTCGGACGGCATTCGTGGATTGAGATACACAGACTACAAAAGTTGATCGATTTTAGCGAGATCCTCGAACATTGCTGCGGCTGTTTCCAGCGTCACAAGAGCGTTGAGAACTCGTCAGCGAGGACCAGAGGACCATCTCCTGTAAGCTCCACCTGTCCTGAAGATAGGCAGATGGATCTGGCCTACCATTGAATGACCTGACAGCACGGACGAAGTAGAATTGTTCAGATCATGAGACAGGTCCTTCCTTGACGATGAAGGAGCCTACTCGTGATCGTTCAAATCCAATGTTGAAAAACCAGCAGTCGAACGACTCATGTCAACCGGTCTAAACCCCAGATTACGAATGAAGGCCATGCATACGTTTCGAAACTATGAAACCGTTGTCACCTTATTGTTGAACGATAATTAGATTTTACCGGAATGCCTGCGTGTGAAGGTACGCTCCGACATGAGAAATCCTGGAAATGTCCGATGAGTGAGCATGTCCCACAAGTAAAGGCGAGGGTAACTTGCAATACTGGTACGATGTAACTGTGAAAGGACAGCTCAAACGGCGCCCTGCTTATCATCGGACGCATGGAACGATGCAGACAAGTAAGAAGGCGAAGCCGGCCAACTCCTATGAGAGAAACCTGAGCGTGAGATCCGCACTAGTGTCCTCAATGCATAGAACACTGACCCAAATTGTAACTGGCGCACATGTGTTGGTAGAATGTATTAACGGTGCAGTCAGATCACACACACCTTCCTCCCAGCATGTATACACAATAGCACGAAGGCCATGCGGTGAAAGTAGTTGAGCTACATGAATATTGTCTTGAGCTGTGATCAACTGACACTCGAGCATCGTGACGCGCCACTGCCTTTCCAAAGCTGATGCTGACATAAAATCGCTGAAGATACGAAGAAGGCGGCGCATACGGTAGGGCCTGATCTGGAGTGGGTAGTTGACTTGAAACGAGACCACCAGAGCGGTCTTCAGGTTCAGTTTTGTCCCAGCTAAATTGGTCGCTAGTTTTTGTTTAGTATGTCTTCCTCCAGACACACGAGAAACTCACTGTTAATGACGGCCCAGCCAGGTGAGTAGGGACGTCGGTGCCACCTCCGCCAGATTGAGGGAATATCCTCCGACCGTGAGCACGAGGCGAAAAGGCGGGGATACGGTAGAAACACATCATTTGGTGTCGTCCGAGTCTCCATTGAATCAGTGGCAGGCGGAGGGCCGAAGGGAAATACCGAAGCACGGCTGAGCTTGCCTTCGACTTTACAACGCACGGTATCCTTCCGCTCCTGCTCTAGCTCTCTCCATTCATGTTTTGTTTTAGGATACCTGGAGGACCGTAGATATATGCAGTTAAAATACTGAGTTCAACGGCGTCCAGACACCTACCGCCGCAGCCCAGTGGTGACTAGTTGACTGGCTCCTGTGATTCATTGCCTAGCAAAAGTGTTTGTGGAGTTTATTTGTTCATAGCAGGCGACATCTTTGGTTGTTCAATGATTATCTCTGTGTGAACCCCACGCCGTTGCATTCCCATGCATATACTTGGCAAAGTTCGATGTTGGACCTTCAAAGTTCTGCACACAAAGGTTATATCACTGAGTGACAGTCTTAGCAGGGTAATGTTCTATCATCGCTACCTTCTGAGTGTATTAATGCTTCAATTGGCACTGGAAGTAAATCAACATCTGCGACTGGTCAGGGCAATCGGGTTGCACCCATGGAAGGAAATGGAACGAGCGGGTGCCGAACAAAAGGGGAGCTATGGCCATAAGGTGAGATGACACTGAGTCGGTTTCCCACTAAACAAAAGAAGACTGAGGCCAGAAAAGTCGGTTTCTTCATGTTTTCCGAGCCAGAAAGGTGAGGACTTGTAGGGACTTGCAATTCCGGCCTCGTTGCAGTGACTACAGCGTCCGTCTGCCACAGTATCGGCAGAGGACGGACGAGGTGAGAGACAATCCACCCGTAATCTGAGACCTAGCTGACtgcagaaagaaaaaagcgCTCCTATATGTCTGGCACTATTTGAGCGCATCGTTCCTTTGTCTCCTTCTGCCTTTCAAGATTATACCTCCGCCGCCCATGACCTTCGATAACGACGACAAACAACCCCTCGATACCGCCAGTAACAGCGTCGGCCCTGGTACCAGCTCACTCCCAAGCAGCCTTCTTCCACATCTCTACACCCGTCCTACCACAAGTCGAGCTTCAAGGGATAGTGGCACAAGGACCACACTACTTTCGACCAACGATGGCGATGACGAGGCCGAGAATGATAATGAGGATCAAGTGAAGCTAAAGTCGGACATTGGCTCTGGCAGCGATGTAAAGGTAGGAGGTATCACCACCATCAGGGCTTCACGACAACTAATCGCTATCCCCCCTTCCCCGTCAATAGCCTAGTAGGCGTTTTATGACAGCTCCTGTGGCTTCGGCTTTGAACTATCATCCTCCGTCgccgtcgtcgtcgacgtTGCCCTTCCCCTCTCAGCAGCAACAGCCACGATCGCATTACTCCAATGGGGAACCTATTGCAACCTCATCGAGTGGTGGAACAGTCAGTGGCTCCAACGCCAGTCTACCACGAACTGATACTCGCCAGGCTCCGATACGCAGCGATCCAGCTTATTATGCAACAGCATCTGGTAGCGGGTTCAACTACGGGCAAAGTGGCAGTTATCCCAGTCATCCGATGGCTCCAAGTTCAAGAAGGCTCAGCTCAGGTCGAGTAGGAAGTGGAATAGAGGCGAATGCAGGAATAGGTTACCATCAATCAGTCTCGTACCCTCCGACTTGTACGTCAAAAGTTTGATTTAGGCAACGTAACTTCTGCCTCATACTTATTGATCTTTCTCCCCTCCCAAATGTCTTCACTTCCTAGCCCTATCAGTTTCCGGAATGTCGGGTTCGCCAATCAGTCCCGATAGTCCCTATTACCAGACGTATAGCGATCCGACAACGTCCCAATCTTCGGGGAGTCACAGACCCCATTATCTTCCGAATGCAGCCCTTCCTCATGGGCGAGAATGGTCCCACTCGTCCACGAGCTCCATGCCTGAAAATCAGATCAGCCTTTCGGATGTACCATTTGAAGCATGTCAACACGCCGTTGTCCATGATCGCACAAGGAAAAGAAGctcggaagatgaaggacgacCACCAAGCTCCTCTAGTGGTACCACGACAACTGGCATTGGAGACAACACTGTCGATCCCGAACCGAACAGTAAGAGAAAACAAAAGGCGGATATCGCTTGTGACTTTTGTCGAGGTATATGCGTCAAGTTCGTTCAGTAGTCTACATCTCTTACTCCGGTTTTTTTAAATCCATAGGCCGTAAACTCCGCTGCGATACAAAAAGACCCCAATGTTCCAATTGTGCATCGAGAGAAAATCAGGTGTGCCATTATAAGGAGTTTCAGAGACGAAGAGGTCCTGGAAAGGCGAACAAAGGATCGAAGGTAGCCGCCAAACCACGCAAGACGAGTAGTAGTGCTGCTACGGAACGACAGGAAGTGTCTGACGAGCACCTGGACGAGGTTGCACAGAAAAGAGGCTTGCACACCCACCACCCTCCCACTGCTGAACGAGAAACAGTGGCCTACACATCTTTCCAGCATCCGAATTCAGGAACGGAGACCTATTTTCGCGGTCAGAATGAATCCTTCTACACGGATCGAGTTGCTCCACCAATCAGACAGGCTTCGATTTTCGGCCACGCCCAGCTACCTCCCCTCTATCCTGAGCAACAGCCTCAGTATCATCAAGAATTTCCTCCCCTTCCCTATCCCACTGCTTCGTCCTCAAATCGCTGGCAGTCTTCGAATTCACAGCCTGACGTTACTGTCAAGCATGAGCCGCAAGTTCCAATTTGGGAACCTCCTCTCCCATTACATCCGTATCCGCCGACCCCAGTAGACATGAAGCATGAGACTCCAGAGGACGATCGTCACCAAGCTCGAGAGAGATTTGATGCGCGGTACGATCCATACGCACACAGGGGATCTGCCTATCCCGTGTTCGACGAGCAGTATGGTTCGGATGACCCAAGGCATATGTCCTCGGAAGCACAGGTGTACCGACCTGTTCATCGTGATTCGCAAGGGCAATTTCCAAGTTCGGCGTCTTCACGTTATGGAGTATACCATTCGAATCGTTCAGGTGTGGGGAGTCATCTGATGTCAAACAGGATAGAACGTCACCGGTCGAGTTCGCCGCCTGGTGAAGGGGTCTCTCTGAATGCGTCTGACGTCCTTTGAAAGAGTTCGGAAAGTGTCTTTCGACGCTTGGCTTCTATCTGTCCGTCAATCCAAGAAGTTGCTACTCCGCCGAAGAAGCAGTAACTTGCATCACACCACTGTACGTAGTTTTCCGGTTGGCGTTGGCGTTGGCGATTGTGAAGGGGACAAGCGTGTGAAGTAGTCGTTACGTTAGTACGTTTGGGAGCTATCAACTGGTTTCTTTCTTGCTTACCCGATTAGATGATAATCTCTTTTATTTTGGTGTAATGTATCCTTTACCAATATAGTATATTGTAGCTCTATTCAGGAATTTGTTATAATAGACAAAGGTTATGATCGATTGACCTTGCGCATGTGTACATTGATATTTACTATTTGCTACGTTGACGTTTCCTGTCCGTCTCCTGAACCGCCCAATCATTAAGCATTAAAGGAAACATCGGCATCTCGTGTAGTCGTTCTCGTTCATGAGAGAGAATGACGACGACGTTATCCAAAGCATGAAACCGTTTTATTCGATCCACAGTCTCCCTCGCAACATGAATATCGTGGTGATTTTCTGTGCTGACAAGACGGACACCAGGGTTGTAGCATGCTCTGTTGTGACAAGCGTCTCCGGCTAGAAGAACAAATGAATTGGGAGCTACGCGTACGAGAGCGTTTAGATGGCCTAACATGTGGCCTGGTGCGTCCAAGAGGTAGAGAGAGCCGTCATTGAAGAAATCCAGGACGGAGGCGCCGAAAGAGAGGCTCTGGGAATCTTGATCGGTGAATTCAATGTAAGAAACGGTTTGGGTTGAGGGGATGCTGTTTAAGCGGCTCTTGGGGTTAATGGGATAGGCTGACGCTAAGAGTTGCTTGGAGTGTTCGCCTAGAATGAGATGAGCGGATGGAAAGGGAGAAAGATCCCCGGTGTGGTCAAAGTGAAGGTGGCTGAGGTTTGTGAGCATAAGAGTGTTGATAGGTACCCCATGTTCTCGCATACCTATATATGATGGTACGAATTTCTGTTGGTTGGGTTCCACCCTGGCTGAGTAGATCGCAGATATCTGATTCGCACTCGGCTGCAAAAAGTTTCAGATCGTCCTCCATCGCTGGGGGATAGCCTAACGCGTGCTGAAAAGACTTACCTTAGTCGTGTTTGACAGGCAATGACGGAACGTACTGTGCTATACCTTCCTCAAGCCAAGATCGAAGAGTAGCTTGCCATGTTGTTCGTGTTGGAGCAGAAAGCATAGAGAAGGGACTTTGCTTCCAATGTTGGTGTCAAGATCGAGGCTGTCTTGAAAGACTTCACGGTCGGGGAGCCAGAGGAAACCAGCGGCTAATGCTGAGCAGCGAATATAGGATTGGCCTTGTACATCGCTGGGTAGCTCGACGTAGctcatgatgatgatggtgcttAGCTGACGATGTCAGTGGCGTGAGTAACGACGTCGGAATGGTACCTCGGAACTCCATGGCTAAATACGGTTAAACGTGCCGGACTAGACTCACAGCGTACATGAAAATGACACTATCGCTCACCTTCGATCCTCCCTCTGCGCATAAAAGGGCAGCACAGCATGGGAAATTCACTCCCTCATGGCTTCCTCACCAACCGAAAAAAAGGAGAACACTGAGCGTTCTCCAGATGTCATTATTGTCGACTGGGACGGGCCCGACGATCCAGAAAACCCTCAAAAGTGTGTGTTGTCCAATTCTTGAATAGCATGAGCGCTTATTTAATTGCGGTTGTAGTTGGAATTTCAAGCGCAAATGGGCCGCCACCACCATTGTATCTctcttcaccttcatcacTCCTGTTTCATCGTCCATGATCGCACCGGCGTCCAACAAAGTAGCACAGACGTTTGGTGAGACCAACTCGGTAATCATAGCCATGATCACATCCAGTTTTGTTCTCGCCTTTGGCAAGTCTCTTTTGCTTCATCCATCTTCTCTCCAGCTTCAACTATTTTATCCTCAGGATTTGGCCCCTTGGTAGGGTTCATTTCTCCACAAAGTACTTCGTTCTTATCTGCTCTTCAGTTTTTGTCTCCCTTGAGCGAAATATACGGCCGTTCACGCGTTCTACAAGGTGCCAATTTGTTTTTCTTGGGTGGGTGCTCTTTATGTGTGAGTTCTCTCTTACTGACACCACTTGTAGTATGGAACTTGGTTTGTGCTTTCGCTCAGAACGAAACACAGCTTATCATATTCCGCTTTTTGGCCGGTTTAGGCGGCAGTGCCCCTCTAGGCGTGAGTTCACATTCCTCTGTTGGATATCCATCGTTAACGACCTCTGGATAAGATTGGTGGTGGCGTTTTGGGTGATACTTGGGCAGcagaggaaagagggaaagcCATCGCTGTTTATTCACTCGCTCCTCTCATGGGCCCCGTCATTGGGCCCGTTGCTGGCGCTTGGTACGGCCTTGACCGTATTCTCGTTTGATGGAGTACTCAAAGACCTTTTCAGGATTGCCCAGCTATCCGACTGGCAGTGGGTTGTGAGTCTCTTCATGTCCATCAAGTGAGTTTCCCGAATCTCACCTTAGTAACAAACAGTTCTGGTCGACTTCTATTGTTGACGCAGTCATACAGATTGCAGGTCTCTTCTATCTGCGAGAAAGTACGTTCTTTCAATCCGTTTCTGCCTCCGCGTTCGTCTTATTTTTCGATCCAGCATATGCACCAGTATTGTTGGAACGCAAAGCGGAAAGAATCCGAAAGTCCCTTACTTCTGACCCAGAGAAGGGAGCTCACGTAAAAGAGATTCGCACCATCTACGATGATGGGAGTCGATCGTAAGTATTTATCTTTACGACAATCACTCTACCGCTCAGACTTCATCACAGCTGGCGGGCTATTTTTGCCAAAGCTATGACGCGACCGTTTACGTTGCTTTTCCGTGAACCCATCGCACAAGTCATCGCTGTGTACATGGGTTACATCTATGGCATCTTTTACCGTATGTCACTCGCAGCTTTTCCCCCGTGTCTTGACTGCTAATAAATGCATGCCAGTATTTCTTACCACCCTCCCGAGAATATTCGAGGGAGTGTATAAGCAACCAGCTGGGATTGCAGGAATCAACTATGTCGCTCTGGGGATTGGTCTCACGGCGGCTTCACAGATCAATGCTCGATATATGGATAGAATATATATCAAATTGAAGAATAAGAGTGGTGGTATTGGCAAGCCGGAATTTCGAGTCCGTAAGTATGCGTTTCCGCCTCTCGATCATCGAGTATGTACTGAGCTTCAATACTAGCTTCGATGATCATAGGATCTTTGATATTACCTATAGGGCTTTTCTTGAGTGGCTGGGCCGCCCAAAAACAGTTACACTGGATAGTAGTCGACATCGTGAGTTCTCGGCTATACTATATTCTATCAACAGGCAACTAACCAATGGGTGTTTAGGGACTGGTATTCGTCGGTGCTGGGACGATATTAAATTTTCAAACGATGCAGACGTACGTCGTTGACTGTTATACCCTTCATGCAGCTTCAGGTACGGTTCTCCAACCACATGCGTTCGATCGTTTATTGAATTTCTCGTACATGTAGCAATGGCCGCTGTCTCCTTGTTACGATGTCTAGCCGGGTTCGGATTCCCCCTTTTCGCTCCTGCGATGTATGATGCGTTAGGGTATGGAGTAGGCACTAGTATCCTTGGGATTGTTAGTATAGCAATTGGGTGGCCAGCGTATGTGGAAATTTTCTTTGCTATTTGTTACGATGAGGGTGATTTGAACGTTTTTTCTCATAGGCCTGttattttttggagatacgGAGAGGCTCTTAGGAGAAAGAGCAAGTATGGGAGTAAGACTTGAACGATACTTTAATTTGTAACGACATGGACACGATTGTACATCGTACTTCAATCAGAGTAATCAGAGTATGACCTTATTTTCACGTGCGGATCTGTTGTTGGGCGGCTATGGCATTTCCGGTGATCAGTGATCATGATGATCATTGCGCTTGAACCTGAGGGAGGGGGAAGGGTGCTACTCCCACAATCATAACAAAACCATCGCACGCATTGAACGTCCTTCCACTTCGTTGCTCATAATCTTGAAAACTTGGGACGCCCAAAATGTCTGAACCTGTTAAAAAAGTAACACCATCCGTCGATGCCGATGAAGACTTGGATGAACTTGATGGTACGGTGTTCTTTGTTTGCTTGTACAACAAACGACGACTGATCTTCTACTACCAACCAAAGATGTGTTACCCGAGTTCAACTCACCTCCGACTGCCCCTCTACCACATCTACCCCAGAAAACGACATTGGGTCGCAAACGAACGAACACGCGGGTAGATCAACCTCCCGTTTCTATACCTGGAGAACCGACCACGTCGACGAACCAAGGCCAAGTCGctgatggagatggagatgtgCTCTCGGATGAATTTGCGAAAGAGTTGGAGAAGCTTATGAAAGAGTTGGTTGTTGCTCATGGCGATGAGAAGGGGGAAGCGTCAGGTTCTGGTGATGGGAAAGAAGACCAGGAGGCGCAGAAGGTTTTCAAGGCTGCTTGGGAGGCTATGCTTATTGAGGAGATGAACGGGATGGCTAGTGGTGGTAGCGGTGAGGAAggtgtcgatgtcgatgaggatAAGGATAAGGGGAAGGGAGTAACGGGGGATTTTCAGTCTAGGATTAAGCAGACGATGAATAAGCTAAAAGAAAGCGAAGATAATCTCAAAGTGAGGATTCCAGTTACATGGCACTTCTTTCTTGATCTGAGCGGTGGTATGATAATTACAAAGGCCGGCTCGTCTTCAGCTCCGGATACGTTGGACGGTCTTTTCAATTCCTTACAAGACGTAGGAGATGACGCAGAATTCAATGGGTTCTTGGAGGAAATGATGAACCAGCTTATGAGTAAGGAAGTCTTGTACCAGCCCTTGaaagaactcggtgaaaacGTTCGTTTTTGCTCTTCCTCCGCATCCGCCGTTCTGACATACCGCAGTTCCCTCCCTATCTTGAAAACCCACCGGAACCTATCACCGCCGAAGATAGGGAACGTTATGAAGCGCAGTTGGCCGTTATCAAGGAGATCCTTGCAACCTTTGAGCGGCCAGGGTATGATGATAAAGATCCCAAGGCTTCCAAGGAGATTGCAGATTTGATGGCAGAGGTATGTTTTTAGACCCTACAACTTATTCCTCGAGCTAATCGGCCTTTTAGTTGCAATCTCATGGTTCTCCGCCCGAAGCGGTCATGGGCCCATCTCCAATGGGTTTAGAGGGTATGCCCGGCAATTGTGTCGTTGGATGAGAGCTTACCAACTTTCGTATTCCCTGAACTATCCTTCCATTCCTGTGGTTTAGTTATATTATAAAGCAAGCATGTAATTACATCTACATCGTGATCCCATGTACTAGTATGTGTAACCTGAAAGCATCCCTCAGGAATGAAGTTCGAATTCAAGTAGAGGGACCT
Coding sequences:
- a CDS encoding uncharacterized protein (BUSCO:EOG092635SS), producing MSEPVKKVTPSVDADEDLDELDDVLPEFNSPPTAPLPHLPQKTTLGRKRTNTRVDQPPVSIPGEPTTSTNQGQVADGDGDVLSDEFAKELEKLMKELVVAHGDEKGEASGSGDGKEDQEAQKVFKAAWEAMLIEEMNGMASGGSGEEGVDVDEDKDKGKGVTGDFQSRIKQTMNKLKESEDNLKAGSSSAPDTLDGLFNSLQDVGDDAEFNGFLEEMMNQLMSKEVLYQPLKELGENFPPYLENPPEPITAEDRERYEAQLAVIKEILATFERPGYDDKDPKASKEIADLMAELQSHGSPPEAVMGPSPMGLEGMPGNCVVG